The Oceaniferula marina region GCCGCCTCGCAGATTGATTGTGTGGCCGCTACGGCATCGTCCATGCTGCACGTGGCATCGGTGACTCCGATGGATCCTCCGACGGTGCAGCCGACGTGGGCGATGATGACATCGGCACCGGCTTCTGCCATATCTTTGGCCTCCTCGGGGGTAACGACATAGGGCATGGTAAACATGCCCATTTTGTGAGCCAGAGCAATCATCTCGACTTCTTTCTGCACACCCATGCCGGTTTCTTCCAGCGTCTGGCGATAGTGGCCATCGACGATGGTATGGGTGGGGAAATTGTTGACGCCGCTGAAGCCCATGTCTTTGACCTGGCCGAGGAAGTGCCACATACGCCGGCGGGGGTCGGTTGCGTGGACTCCACAGATGACCGGGATTTCCTCGACGACCGGGAGGACTTCGAATTCGCCAATTTCCATGGCGATGGCGTTGGCGTCGCCGTAGGACATCAAGCCGGCGGTTGACCCTGCTCCGGCCATGCGGAAGCGTCCGGAGTTGTAGATGATGATGAGGTCGGCACCGCCTTTTTCGATGAATTTGGCACTGATGCCGGTCCCGGCACCGGCGGCAATGATGGCTTCATTTTTGGAGAGCGTGTTTTGCAGTCGCTCGATCATTTCGTCGCGTGTGTAGGGGTTTCCTACTCCTGTCCATGGGTTCGGCATATTGAAGAATGAGAGTTGAGTTCCTATTCTTACGTCTGAAAAATGCTATTGCAATCAAGATTGAAGCACGATTGCATATCACAGATCCACATTGATGGTGGTATAAGCAAGTAACGATGACGATAGGCCGTAAAAAGAAAGCGATGGCAAACGATAAGGCATGCGGGCTAGGAAGCCATGGATGGGACGAGGATGTTCACATCCTGGGTGAGGGGACCCGCCATGTGGTGGTGGCGGCGGATGATTCGGACTCCCGTGCCTGGTTGGCTGAAGCTCCACGCTGTCCCTTGCTTGCGCAGGATAACATCCTGCATACGGGTATGATGTGGGTGGAGTCGGGTTTGGAAGTGATTCGGACGGATCAGTCGGGCTCGTATTTTATGGCCTGCATGGGTGGGATGGGAGAGGTGATGTTTGACGGTGGTTGGAAGCGCTTGCGTTCTGGCCAGGCCTGTTTACTGCCACCTTTTGTTATGAATGCCTTTCGGTCGGTTCCCGGGAGCCCGTGGTCATTGATCTGGGTGCGTTATTTGGAGCAGCGGGATGTTGTGCCCTTAGCGACTTCTCATTCTCCGGTGCGTGGGGATTTTGACTATGCCCCCATGAAGGCGGCGGTCGAAGGCTTGCATGCCGAGTGTATCGGCGGTCAGGGACCGGCATTGCTTCATTTATGGACGGAGTTGATTCACCAGTATGTGTTGCGTTTTTCCCAGCCTGAGCAGAGCGACAAGCGGCTCTGGAAATTGTGGAATGAAGTGGAAAAACATTTGGCCTACCCGTGGACGTTGGGAGAGCTTTCTGATGCCGGTCACCTCAGTGCGGAGCACTTGAGGCGCCTGTGTAAAAAGCAGCTTGGGCGGAGCCCGATGCAGCATCTGACTTTTTTGCGGATGAAACAGGCACGCCACCTGTTGAGCACGAGCGACGAAAAGATCGAAGTCATCGCCCGGGCCGTTGGATATGAAAGCCCGTTTACGTTTTCCAATACCTTCAAAAAGTGGGTTGGTTGGCGGCCATCTTCGCTGAGGCCGCGGTAGGGTCGCTTTGTGAACGCCCTATTTTTTCTCCCAGTTGAATTTGAACGTGTCGTTGGTCGTACGGGCTTTATCGAAGGTTTTTTTCACCGTGTCGATGAGTTCGGGGTGTTGTTTGGAAACATCCTTTTCTTCGCGTGGGTCCTTTTTCAAGTTGTAGAGGGCGATGGGAGCATCCTTGTTTTTTGAGGCTTTGAGTTGGATAGCTTTCCATTGTCCATCTTTACCGAAGCGCAAGGCACGCTTGCCTCCCTGTTCCATAAACTCCCAGTAAAGATAGGCGTGCTTTTTCTGGGGTTTTCCGAGGAGTTCAGGCAGGTAGGAAATGCCATCGAGTCCTCCTGGAGTTTCGGTGCCACTGATCTCGCAGAGGGTGGGGAAGACATCCCAGTGGGCGGAGATGTGCTCTGACTTACTGCCGGCTTTGATGGTGCCGGGCCAGCGGACGAGCAGAGGGGTGCGGATGCCTCCTTCGGAGAGGGCGCGTTTATGGCCGCGCATGCCACCGTTGGAGTTAAAGAAGTCGGGCATGTGTCCACCTTCGCGGTGGGCCCCGTTGTCAGAGGTAAACATGACCACCGTGTTGTCGTCGATGCCGAGATCCTTGATCAGGCTCATCAGACGGCCGATGTCTTCATCGAGCAGAGTCATCATGCCGGCAAACATGGCAGCCGGATTGCGGACGTTGGGGCCGGCGTAACGGCCGATCTTGTTTTCAAACTGAGGAAATTTTTTCCGGAAAGGGGCGGCGTATTTTTCCGGCACGTGCATGGCGGCGTGTGGAATGGTGATGGGCAGGTAGCAGAAAAAGGGAGCTTTTTTGTCGCTGCCTTGCTCTTTGATCCATGCGAGGCACTCGTCCATGATCAGCGTGTGGGAGTATGTTTTTCCATCGAGTGTGATCTTGGTTTTATCATCGTAAAGCCAGGTCGGGTAGTAGGTGTGGGCGTTGCGTTGGCAGTTGTAACCGTAGAAGCGGTCGAACCCCTGATTGAGAGGGTCTCCTTCAGATCCAGGGTAGCCAAGCCCCCATTTGCCAAAGGCGCCAGTGGCGTAGCCATGTTGTTTAAGTAACTTGGCGATGGTCAGGGTATCGGCGGGCAGTGGTTTTTGGCCGACAGGTTTGACTTCCGAGTTTCCCCGGATCGGCGTGTGTCCGGTATGCAGGCCCGTCATCAGAACCGAGCGAGTCGGGGCGCAGACGGTTGAGCCGGAGTAGTGGTCAGTAAACTGCATGCCTTCAGTGGCCAGTTTATCAATGTTGGGGGTCTGAAATTTTTCCTGACCGTAGCAGGAAAAATCTCCGTAGCCGGCGTCATCAAGCAGGATGTAGATAATATTCGGTTTGTCGGCAGCGATGGCGGAGCCGAGCGCGAACAAGGCACTGCTCGCGAGTGTGAGAAGGTGGCGGGTCATGAGGATGAGTGGATTGATAAAAAAGTGACTTCGGGGGACTTTCCCCGTGGCAAGTCATACGCGGGGACTTGTTGGATTATTTCTTGGCTTTTTCAGGCTTTGGCATGATCGGGCTTTGCATGTCCTGGAGATCGGCGGGTTGCACCCCTTTGACGTGGCCATTCATACGGAAGGTGGTCGGTTGATAGGGGCCGACGAAGCTGATTGCGTTGTCGGGCCGGATGGCTTGTTCCAGTCCCGCGGCCCAGAAAATACCATTGACGATCATCCGGCGGTAGTTCGGGTCGAGGATGTCTTCGGACGCCCCTTGGGTTGAGTGAAACACGCGTGCCTGCTTGCCATCTTTGGCGGTGTAGTGCCGAGTCCAGGTGGATGGCATCGGTGGTTTTTTCGGGTCGGGTTTGGCATCGGGCTGCATCGATACCAGTGGCTGGCTGTTGGTGAGCACGGTGAAGCCTTCACGTGGGTTTCCAACGTATCCTCCGGCGTGGCAGAATGCGTTGTCGTTTACTCCCCGGAGGATCGGGTGTTGTTTTTGTTCCGGGATGAGTTGGATGCGAGTCCCTTGTTTGTGGTTTTTGCCGTAGTGCCCGACCCAAGTGTTGCCGAGGATTTGATGCCCGAATCCTTTTTCGTAATCTTTGCCTGAGTATTTGAAATCGAACCGTTCGTAGGTGGACCCTTTCGGGATTTTGAATGCATGGGACGAGGTGCGAAGTCCGACGACGGGGCCGCCGCGCTCAAGGTAGTCGACGATGTGTTTCATCTGGGCATCCGGCAGGTTGAGGAAGCGGGCAAAGATGACCATGAGGTCGGCCTGTTGGAGTGCTTCCAATCCAGGAATGTTCGAGGCTCCGGCCTGGATGTTCCCCTTGTTGTCCAAACCAAAGAGCACGGTGCATTGGAATCCATGGTGTTGGGCGAGGATGCGGGCGATCGCCGGGCAGGTCTCTTCGGATCGGTATTCGTGATCCGAGGCGACAAAGACGATGTGCTTTCCTTTTCCCGGGCCGTTGTCGCCTTGGTAGGTGATTTGCGCGGAGAGAGTGGTGCTGAGTACGGTGCTGACGGCGAGGATGTGTTTGAGAGGTTTCATGGTTGTTGGGTTATTCAGGTGAGCCATGCGTGGAGGCTGAAGGAAAGGATGAGGATTCCGGAGAGTGTGATGGAAATGATGAGTGAGAGAATGAGCGAGAGCCAGAACAAGGGATTGGCCATGAGGCTCAGTGATTTGATGTTTCCTGTGAGTGTGAGAGCCTGATCTGCACCTGAGGCCAGATCTTTGATGATGCCTCCGATGAGGCGATACGTTTTCCAGCGGGTGATGCTTGCAAATTGGTGGGACATGATTTCCCGGGCTTTCTCCGGGTGGGATTCATAGACCCGGATGATGCTGTCTTTGAATGCTTCCAAATGCTGCGGGGCCTCACGGAGTTGACCGAGCATGTGGGCGTAAAAGGCCAGCAATACGGCCGGGGTGGCTGTGATTAGAGCATACACGAGGCTCAGGATCCAGTGAGCATCCTGCAGCAACATGAGGTAAGCCAGCCCTGCGAATAGGCAGAAGAGGGAAAGCCCGAGAATCAATCGGACAAATCTGAGACTGTGCCGGGCCATGCTTGCTCCGGCAGACAGCAACAAGTTCAGGTAGGAATACAGCGGGTTGTCCTGTTCTTGGGACAACCCGCTGTTGGATGAATGTTTGCTCCTTGGCTCCTGTTCGGAGTTTGGCATGTTTTAGTAATTTAATTTTGCCAGTGACTTGGGCAGGAACAAGCCATCCTTGCGGATGAGTTTGCCGTCGAAATAAATTTCGCCGCCGCCGTAGTCTTTGCGTTGGATGGTGACCATGTCCCAGTGGACTTGGGAGCGGTTACCATTATCGGCATCTTCGTAGGCCTGCCCCGGAGTGAAGTGGAATGACCCTGCGATTTTTTCATCGAAGAGGATATCGCGCATCGGTTCTTTGATTCCGGGGTGGAATCCGAGGGCAAACTCTCCAACGTAGCGGGCACCGGGATCGGCATTGAGGATACGGTTGAGTTCTTTGTTCATCCCGGGAGATTCGGCTTTGACGATTTTGCCTTTTTCGAATTCGAGGCGGATGTTGTCGAAGGGGATCCCCTGATAAATGGTTGGGGCGTTGTGGGTGATGACGCCTTCGACGCTGTTTTTGACGGGTGCGGTGAAGACCTCGCCATCGGGGATGTTGTAGTTGCCACCGCAGACGATCGCCGGGATGTCTTTGATAGAAAAGGTGAGATCGGTGCCTTTGCCGACGATATGCACCTGGTCGGTTTTTTCCATCAGGCGCTTCAGTGCGTTCATCGCCGGTAGCATGGATTTGTAATCAGCCAGACAGACATCAAAGTAAAAGTCTTCGAAGGCTTCGGTGCTCATACCGGCTTGTTGGGCCATGGCAGGGTGGGGCCAGCGCAGGACGCACCACTTGGTTTTTTTCACCCGGTGGTCCATCACTTTACGCATCCGGCTCATGATGGTTTTCATTTTTGC contains the following coding sequences:
- a CDS encoding aminopeptidase, translating into MQDPRIAQLARQLVRYSTSIKKGEKVMLHLFDVPEELGISLVREIRAKKAIPVVKLENGRIGRELAKGATDDQYALIAKHQLSEMKDMDAYIAIRGSHNICETSDVPAAKMKTIMSRMRKVMDHRVKKTKWCVLRWPHPAMAQQAGMSTEAFEDFYFDVCLADYKSMLPAMNALKRLMEKTDQVHIVGKGTDLTFSIKDIPAIVCGGNYNIPDGEVFTAPVKNSVEGVITHNAPTIYQGIPFDNIRLEFEKGKIVKAESPGMNKELNRILNADPGARYVGEFALGFHPGIKEPMRDILFDEKIAGSFHFTPGQAYEDADNGNRSQVHWDMVTIQRKDYGGGEIYFDGKLIRKDGLFLPKSLAKLNY
- a CDS encoding ThuA domain-containing protein, whose amino-acid sequence is MKPLKHILAVSTVLSTTLSAQITYQGDNGPGKGKHIVFVASDHEYRSEETCPAIARILAQHHGFQCTVLFGLDNKGNIQAGASNIPGLEALQQADLMVIFARFLNLPDAQMKHIVDYLERGGPVVGLRTSSHAFKIPKGSTYERFDFKYSGKDYEKGFGHQILGNTWVGHYGKNHKQGTRIQLIPEQKQHPILRGVNDNAFCHAGGYVGNPREGFTVLTNSQPLVSMQPDAKPDPKKPPMPSTWTRHYTAKDGKQARVFHSTQGASEDILDPNYRRMIVNGIFWAAGLEQAIRPDNAISFVGPYQPTTFRMNGHVKGVQPADLQDMQSPIMPKPEKAKK
- a CDS encoding helix-turn-helix transcriptional regulator, which encodes MTIGRKKKAMANDKACGLGSHGWDEDVHILGEGTRHVVVAADDSDSRAWLAEAPRCPLLAQDNILHTGMMWVESGLEVIRTDQSGSYFMACMGGMGEVMFDGGWKRLRSGQACLLPPFVMNAFRSVPGSPWSLIWVRYLEQRDVVPLATSHSPVRGDFDYAPMKAAVEGLHAECIGGQGPALLHLWTELIHQYVLRFSQPEQSDKRLWKLWNEVEKHLAYPWTLGELSDAGHLSAEHLRRLCKKQLGRSPMQHLTFLRMKQARHLLSTSDEKIEVIARAVGYESPFTFSNTFKKWVGWRPSSLRPR
- a CDS encoding arylsulfatase codes for the protein MTRHLLTLASSALFALGSAIAADKPNIIYILLDDAGYGDFSCYGQEKFQTPNIDKLATEGMQFTDHYSGSTVCAPTRSVLMTGLHTGHTPIRGNSEVKPVGQKPLPADTLTIAKLLKQHGYATGAFGKWGLGYPGSEGDPLNQGFDRFYGYNCQRNAHTYYPTWLYDDKTKITLDGKTYSHTLIMDECLAWIKEQGSDKKAPFFCYLPITIPHAAMHVPEKYAAPFRKKFPQFENKIGRYAGPNVRNPAAMFAGMMTLLDEDIGRLMSLIKDLGIDDNTVVMFTSDNGAHREGGHMPDFFNSNGGMRGHKRALSEGGIRTPLLVRWPGTIKAGSKSEHISAHWDVFPTLCEISGTETPGGLDGISYLPELLGKPQKKHAYLYWEFMEQGGKRALRFGKDGQWKAIQLKASKNKDAPIALYNLKKDPREEKDVSKQHPELIDTVKKTFDKARTTNDTFKFNWEKK
- a CDS encoding phosphoenolpyruvate hydrolase family protein — translated: MPNPWTGVGNPYTRDEMIERLQNTLSKNEAIIAAGAGTGISAKFIEKGGADLIIIYNSGRFRMAGAGSTAGLMSYGDANAIAMEIGEFEVLPVVEEIPVICGVHATDPRRRMWHFLGQVKDMGFSGVNNFPTHTIVDGHYRQTLEETGMGVQKEVEMIALAHKMGMFTMPYVVTPEEAKDMAEAGADVIIAHVGCTVGGSIGVTDATCSMDDAVAATQSICEAAHSVNPRTLVLSHGGPILTPEHAAYVNEHSDAVGFVGASSLERMAVENPLTELTRQFKSIPVKRKA